A region of the Polynucleobacter asymbioticus genome:
GGTGGCTTTGTGGTTTAAAGAAAGTTTTTTCAAAAAGGAAAAAGCTTAAATGTTTGAATCCCCGCTCCAATTCCCATCTCTAGTGGAGGATCTTTTTCAGATTCCTGAAATTGAAAAACTTAGCACAAGCTCTATTGATCATGCGCCTAAATTTTTATTGCTCTACGGATCACTGCGTGAGAGATCCTTTAGTAGACTTCTGACTTTTGAAGCGGCCAGATTATTAACCGCGATGGGTGGGGAGGTCAAAATATTTGACCCTACTGGACTACCTTTGGTTGATAGCGCACCTGATAGCCATCCAAAGGTACAGGAGTTACGTCAACTGGCTTTATGGGCAGAGGGTATGGTTTGGACTTCACCAGAGCGACATGGCGCGATGACTGGACTCTTAAAAACGCAGATTGATTGGATTCCACTAGCGGATGGTGCTGTGAGACCAACTCAGGGTAAGAC
Encoded here:
- the arsH gene encoding arsenical resistance protein ArsH → MFESPLQFPSLVEDLFQIPEIEKLSTSSIDHAPKFLLLYGSLRERSFSRLLTFEAARLLTAMGGEVKIFDPTGLPLVDSAPDSHPKVQELRQLALWAEGMVWTSPERHGAMTGLLKTQIDWIPLADGAVRPTQGKTLAVMQVCGGSQSFNAVNQMRILGRWMRMITIPNQSSVAKAFAEFEEDGRMKPSSFYDRVVDVMEELYKFTLLTRGISEYLTDRYSERKESAEELSKRVNQRAI